One genomic region from Lycorma delicatula isolate Av1 chromosome 9, ASM4794821v1, whole genome shotgun sequence encodes:
- the Mt2 gene encoding tRNA (cytosine(38)-C(5))-methyltransferase, with translation MVIMRVLELFSGIGGMHYAMEASGINAEVVAAVDINTVANLVYKHNFPSTKLYQKNIQSFSVEEINKISPDIILMSPPCQPFTRIGLKKDLKDERTCALLYLINILPHLDEKLKYILVENVKGFEKSEAKERLTNCLKNSGFIYQEFILCPTQIGIPNSRSRYYLIAKRLPRKFSFSITTHIVEEFPNELDSTVSKGTYYSIADVIESGDQYGSEYEELLIPDNVLLKRAKLMDIVTKESTRSCCFTKAYGHYIEGTGSVYSPFTQDVISSIKCNETNENEFYEKMKTLKLRYFSPSEIARLMNFPDSFTFPNNLNRKQKYRLLGNSINVKVVSVLIKIMLHNDNI, from the exons ATGGTCATTATGCGAGTTTTGGAACTTTTTAGTGGAATTGGGGGTATGCATTACGCTATGGAGG CTAGTGGTATCAATGCTGAAGTTGTGGCAGCTGTAGATATTAATACAGTTGCAAATTTGGTTTATAAGCATAATTTTCCATCTACaaaattatatcagaaaaatatacaatcattctctgttgaagaaataaataaaatatcaccaGACATTATATTAATGAGTCCACCTTGTCAACCCTTTACTAG aattggattaaaaaaagatttaaaagatgaACGGACATGTgccttattatatttaattaatattttaccacatttagatgaaaaattaaaatatattttggttgaGAATGTAAAAGGATTTGAAAAATCTGAAGCAAAAGAAAGACTTACCAACTGTTTAAAAAACTCTGGATTCatttatcaagaatttattttatgtccAACACAAATTGGAATACCAAATTCCCGGAGTCGTTATTATTTAATAGCTAAAAGATTAccaagaaaattttctttctcaaTCACTACACATATT gtagaagAATTTCCAAACGAATTAGATTCAACTGTTTCAAAAGGAACATATTATTCAATAGCAGATGTAATTGAATCTGGAGATCAGTATGGTTCCGAATATGAAGAACTTTTGATACCTGATAATGTTCTTTTGAAACGTGCCAAATTAATGGATATAGTTACAAAAGAATCTACAAGATCATGCTGTTTTACCAAAGCATACGGACACTATATAGAAGGAACTGGTTCAGTTTATAGTCCTTTTACACAAGATGTCATTAGTTCAATTAAATGTAAcgaaacaaatgaaaatgaattttatgaaaaaatgaaaaccttaaaactacgttatttttcaccttcagaaattGCTAGATTAATGAATTTTCCTGATAGTTTTACTTTTCCAAATAACCTAAATCGCAAGCAGAAATATAGATTGTTAGGTAACAGTATTAATGTTAAAGTTGTATCagtattaatcaaaattatgttgCATAATGATAACATCTGA